The following coding sequences are from one Enterococcus sp. 4G2_DIV0659 window:
- a CDS encoding cupin domain-containing protein, which produces MAKFEAVKNGVIFPAGEKNETYARYFIGQSYLKNLVTDPKINVGVGNVTFEPGCRNNWHIHHDGFQLLLVTGGEGWYQEEGETAQFLTAGDVIVTYDGVKHWHGATKDSWFEHIAITAGTPEWLEPVSDEVYDVLKNE; this is translated from the coding sequence ATGGCAAAATTCGAAGCAGTAAAAAACGGTGTGATTTTTCCTGCGGGAGAAAAAAATGAAACCTATGCACGCTATTTTATTGGTCAAAGCTACTTAAAAAACTTGGTTACAGATCCTAAGATCAATGTTGGTGTAGGCAATGTGACCTTTGAACCAGGTTGTCGTAATAATTGGCATATCCATCATGACGGATTTCAACTTTTATTAGTAACGGGAGGCGAAGGCTGGTATCAAGAAGAGGGGGAAACTGCCCAATTTTTAACCGCTGGAGATGTTATTGTTACGTATGATGGTGTAAAACATTGGCATGGTGCGACAAAAGATAGTTGGTTTGAGCATATAGCCATTACTGCTGGAACACCCGAATGGTTAGAGCCTGTTTCAGATGAAGTGTATGATGTGTTAAAAAATGAATAA
- a CDS encoding carboxymuconolactone decarboxylase family protein, producing MKKQTAGRDCLGAFAPKFAEMNDDVLFGEIWSREGQLSARDRSLITCASLLTQGAAQLEAHIKIAKQNGVTKEEIVEVITHLAFYAGWPKAWSAFAFAEEIYSD from the coding sequence ATGAAAAAACAAACTGCTGGTAGAGATTGTTTAGGAGCATTTGCGCCTAAGTTTGCGGAAATGAATGATGATGTCTTATTTGGTGAAATCTGGTCCAGAGAAGGGCAACTTTCAGCAAGGGATCGTAGTTTGATCACTTGTGCTAGTTTACTAACACAAGGGGCAGCGCAATTAGAAGCCCATATAAAAATAGCAAAGCAAAATGGTGTGACGAAAGAAGAAATAGTAGAGGTGATTACTCATTTAGCTTTTTATGCAGGATGGCCAAAAGCATGGTCAGCATTTGCTTTTGCAGAAGAGATTTATAGTGACTAG
- a CDS encoding alpha/beta hydrolase codes for MRKRAILIIHGFGGNEKEILYLHEYLKKNNLASFWIRLTGHDGNKQNFSKATADQWIADVTSKLNELEKTYTAITCIGFSMGGLLAIQLSQRKSVDQLILCSTPIYLYNAKVIIQDIIEGVLYKKQEQLAYYFRSAQTTSIRSCFQFLSLLQKTKKKLKNNTQFLSDKKILILQNRKDETTHFKSAYYLAKAGSTNVTLKMYENGRHQLFLGENKNMAVEDIKKFIFK; via the coding sequence ATGAGAAAACGAGCGATCTTGATTATTCATGGGTTCGGGGGAAATGAGAAAGAAATTTTATATTTACATGAATACTTAAAGAAAAACAACCTCGCATCTTTTTGGATACGATTAACTGGGCATGATGGAAATAAACAAAATTTTTCAAAAGCGACTGCTGATCAATGGATAGCGGATGTTACAAGTAAATTAAATGAACTTGAAAAAACGTATACAGCGATTACATGTATTGGTTTTTCAATGGGGGGATTATTGGCCATTCAACTCTCCCAAAGAAAATCAGTAGATCAACTAATTTTATGCAGTACACCAATCTATTTGTATAACGCTAAAGTAATTATACAAGATATTATAGAAGGCGTGTTATACAAAAAACAAGAGCAATTGGCTTACTATTTTCGTTCAGCTCAAACAACGTCTATTCGTTCTTGCTTTCAATTTTTGTCGTTACTTCAAAAAACAAAGAAAAAATTGAAAAACAATACACAATTCTTGAGTGACAAAAAAATATTGATTTTACAAAATAGAAAAGATGAAACGACTCATTTTAAAAGTGCATACTATTTAGCGAAAGCTGGTAGTACAAATGTAACTTTAAAAATGTATGAGAATGGAAGACATCAGTTATTTTTGGGTGAAAATAAAAATATGGCTGTGGAAGATATCAAAAAATTCATTTTTAAATAA
- a CDS encoding cold-shock protein: MNTGTVKWFNADKGFGFITQDNGTDLFAHFSAIQGDGFKSLDEGQSVSFDIEEGQRGPQAVNIVKN, encoded by the coding sequence ATGAATACAGGTACAGTGAAATGGTTTAACGCAGACAAAGGTTTTGGCTTTATTACTCAAGATAACGGAACTGATTTATTTGCTCATTTTTCAGCAATTCAAGGTGATGGATTTAAATCTTTAGACGAAGGTCAAAGCGTATCATTTGATATTGAAGAAGGTCAACGTGGACCACAAGCAGTAAATATCGTAAAAAACTAA
- a CDS encoding TrkH family potassium uptake protein, whose protein sequence is MKKKTFTQKIKKRLSAVQIIALGFILLIFLGGTLLTLPVFSRSGQATPFIDALFTAVSAVCVTGLTTLNTALHWNAYGQIVIMILIEIGGLGFMTMPVMLYFILRKKITLSTRILLREALNLDDMSGAFRLMMYVVKLATIIQLIGAILLSIQFVPEFGWKKGLFFGLFHSISSFCNAGFDLLGDSLTPYQSNPFVLLVVAALIISGGLGFIVWQDLLHYKERRKFSLHTKIALMTTVSLLVGGFIIFYLTEHNAANLTTGTNFIDRVANTFFMSVTPRTAGYYSIDYMQMTNAGLITTIFLMYIGGTSGSTAGGLKTTTFAVLVIQIVSIFKGRTRAEFQGRTIRNSTVFRALTLFFITLTLCVLSIMLLTVTENIPESSGIEYVAFEVFSAFGTVGLTMGLTPELTSIGKVIIMLMMYIGRVGIYTVGFSLLTKGQKQQAKYKYPDESVMIG, encoded by the coding sequence ATGAAAAAGAAGACATTTACTCAAAAAATAAAAAAGCGGCTGTCCGCCGTTCAAATTATCGCTTTAGGTTTTATTCTCTTAATTTTTCTCGGAGGAACACTTTTGACATTACCTGTGTTTTCCCGTAGCGGACAAGCAACTCCCTTTATTGATGCTTTATTCACAGCTGTATCTGCTGTCTGTGTAACAGGCTTAACCACGCTTAACACCGCATTACACTGGAATGCATATGGACAGATAGTGATTATGATTTTAATTGAAATAGGCGGCTTAGGTTTTATGACAATGCCTGTGATGCTCTATTTCATTTTGAGGAAAAAAATCACATTGAGCACTCGAATATTACTCCGTGAGGCTCTTAATCTAGATGATATGTCAGGCGCCTTTCGCCTGATGATGTATGTTGTTAAATTAGCAACAATTATCCAGTTAATCGGTGCCATCTTACTATCAATTCAGTTCGTTCCAGAATTTGGATGGAAAAAGGGATTATTTTTTGGACTATTCCACTCCATTTCAAGTTTTTGTAATGCTGGTTTTGATTTGCTTGGTGACAGTTTGACCCCTTATCAATCCAACCCTTTTGTTTTACTTGTTGTAGCAGCATTGATTATTTCAGGTGGGCTTGGTTTTATTGTCTGGCAAGATTTATTGCATTACAAAGAAAGACGAAAATTCTCTTTGCATACTAAAATCGCTTTGATGACCACCGTTTCTTTATTGGTTGGCGGCTTCATTATTTTTTATTTAACAGAACATAATGCAGCCAATTTAACAACTGGAACCAACTTTATTGACCGTGTGGCAAACACTTTTTTTATGTCTGTAACGCCAAGAACTGCTGGTTACTACTCGATTGATTATATGCAAATGACGAATGCAGGACTTATTACAACAATCTTTTTAATGTATATTGGAGGAACTTCCGGTTCCACAGCTGGCGGACTGAAAACCACAACTTTCGCCGTATTAGTAATTCAAATCGTTTCAATTTTTAAAGGGCGTACACGAGCTGAATTCCAAGGACGCACGATTCGAAATAGTACCGTATTTCGTGCCCTGACATTATTTTTTATCACTTTGACGCTTTGCGTCCTTTCAATTATGCTTTTAACCGTTACTGAAAATATTCCAGAATCTTCCGGAATTGAATATGTTGCTTTTGAAGTTTTTTCAGCTTTTGGCACGGTAGGCTTAACAATGGGATTAACTCCTGAACTTACTTCTATAGGAAAAGTGATCATTATGTTGATGATGTATATTGGTAGAGTAGGCATTTATACTGTGGGCTTTTCACTTTTGACTAAAGGACAAAAGCAGCAAGCAAAATACAAGTATCCAGATGAGAGTGTTATGATTGGATAA
- the treP gene encoding PTS system trehalose-specific EIIBC component — protein MGKFQEEAKKLLEEVGGKENIAAVSHCATRMRFVLNDPNKADTAAIEKFPSVKGTFTNAGQFQVIIGNEVAQFYNDFSAISGVEGVSKDQGKAVAKQNLNPVQRAISVLAEIFTPLIPALVIGGLILGFRNVLEGIPFGFLDGQKIVEVSQFWSGVNSFLWLIGEAIFQFLPVGITWSITKKMGTTQILGIVLGITLVSPQLLNAYSVASTAAADIQFWDFGFAQVNMIGYQAQVIPAMLAGFLLAYLEIFFRKIIPQAVSMIFVPLFALVPTVLAAHVILGPIGWAVGSWISDIVNAGLTSSVNWLFGAVFGFMYAPLVITGLHHMTNAIDLQLIADFQSTNLWPMIALSNIAQGSAVLAVVFMHRGNKEEEQVSIPAMISCYLGVTEPAMFGINLKYVYPFVAGMIGSACAGLFSTLFDVKAISIGVGGLPGILSIVPKYYLAFFGAMLIAVVVPFILTYIFRMKGIFNKLDPVDEVTGKLFTEENQGL, from the coding sequence ATGGGCAAGTTTCAAGAAGAAGCAAAAAAATTGTTAGAGGAGGTTGGAGGCAAAGAGAATATTGCTGCTGTTTCACATTGTGCAACTCGGATGCGTTTTGTGTTAAATGATCCGAATAAGGCCGATACAGCAGCGATCGAGAAGTTTCCTTCGGTTAAAGGAACGTTCACTAACGCAGGACAGTTTCAAGTGATTATTGGTAATGAGGTTGCGCAGTTTTACAATGATTTTTCTGCTATTTCAGGAGTTGAAGGTGTTTCTAAAGATCAAGGGAAAGCTGTTGCAAAACAAAATTTAAATCCTGTTCAACGAGCGATATCGGTTTTAGCAGAAATTTTCACACCGTTGATTCCAGCATTGGTTATTGGCGGACTTATTTTAGGATTTCGTAATGTATTAGAGGGAATTCCTTTTGGCTTTTTAGATGGACAAAAAATAGTTGAAGTTTCACAATTTTGGAGTGGCGTGAATTCATTTTTATGGTTGATAGGGGAAGCGATTTTCCAGTTTTTACCAGTGGGAATTACTTGGAGTATCACTAAAAAAATGGGAACCACACAAATTCTTGGTATTGTCTTGGGAATTACATTAGTATCTCCGCAATTATTAAATGCTTATTCTGTAGCAAGTACTGCTGCCGCTGATATTCAGTTTTGGGATTTTGGATTCGCACAGGTTAATATGATTGGTTATCAGGCACAAGTAATTCCAGCGATGTTAGCAGGATTTTTACTTGCATACCTAGAAATATTTTTCAGAAAAATTATACCGCAAGCGGTTTCGATGATTTTTGTTCCTTTATTTGCATTAGTTCCGACAGTTTTAGCTGCACACGTTATTTTAGGTCCAATTGGTTGGGCTGTAGGTAGCTGGATTTCTGATATTGTTAATGCTGGACTAACATCCTCTGTGAATTGGTTGTTCGGCGCTGTTTTTGGTTTTATGTACGCTCCTTTAGTCATTACTGGTTTGCATCATATGACGAATGCCATTGATTTACAGCTAATCGCAGATTTTCAGTCAACGAACTTGTGGCCGATGATTGCTTTATCAAATATTGCTCAAGGTTCAGCGGTATTGGCAGTGGTATTTATGCATAGAGGGAATAAAGAAGAGGAACAAGTATCTATTCCTGCAATGATTTCATGTTATCTAGGTGTAACAGAACCAGCAATGTTTGGGATTAATTTAAAATATGTATATCCTTTTGTAGCTGGTATGATTGGCTCTGCATGTGCTGGACTCTTTTCTACATTATTTGATGTTAAAGCCATTAGTATTGGCGTAGGTGGTTTACCTGGAATTTTATCAATTGTTCCTAAGTATTACCTAGCCTTTTTCGGAGCAATGTTAATCGCTGTTGTTGTGCCGTTTATTTTAACGTATATTTTTAGAATGAAAGGTATTTTTAATAAACTTGATCCTGTTGATGAAGTGACAGGGAAATTATTTACAGAAGAAAATCAAGGATTATAG
- a CDS encoding nucleoid-associated protein yields MDIYLKSAILHIIDRETGTPVFSAKELDLTTEYIRVYLTSKITKLSTAQTKTGILAEESAFVDKMRGIPNDFIQKSQQLAQHWYDVYSGSEDAPSADVLFILYELDTVMHLAMIKLNYKESYTHYVDYEDEAVYNKLIINRAILPSKSQKPDEGMTVNLDSLAYELLEKRYEFSGEKVWYFSEKVIESQPAPSIEENMKEIKKAVKRIGKKFNEDEFELIASVKEAVYESIEETGTIDNEQVAELVFKENISARMAYQDEVNESKFVDKTPPVREAREISEKKFGKQKLKMSNGIELIVPIDVYRNGDLIEFVNNPDGTVSIVLKNIEKISNQL; encoded by the coding sequence ATGGATATTTATTTAAAAAGTGCAATTTTACACATTATTGATCGTGAGACTGGAACTCCGGTGTTTTCAGCAAAAGAATTAGATTTAACGACAGAATATATTCGCGTTTATCTAACGAGTAAGATAACGAAGCTTTCAACAGCGCAAACCAAAACAGGAATTTTAGCGGAAGAAAGTGCGTTTGTTGATAAGATGCGGGGGATTCCCAATGATTTTATTCAAAAAAGTCAGCAACTTGCTCAACATTGGTATGATGTTTATTCAGGTAGTGAGGATGCTCCAAGTGCAGATGTACTTTTTATTTTATATGAATTAGATACAGTGATGCATTTAGCAATGATTAAATTGAACTATAAAGAGAGCTACACGCATTATGTGGATTATGAAGATGAAGCGGTTTACAACAAGCTGATTATTAACAGAGCAATATTGCCATCAAAATCGCAAAAACCAGATGAGGGAATGACGGTTAATCTTGATTCGTTAGCCTATGAATTATTAGAAAAACGATATGAATTTTCAGGTGAGAAAGTTTGGTATTTTTCAGAAAAAGTGATTGAATCTCAGCCTGCACCTTCTATTGAAGAAAATATGAAAGAAATCAAAAAAGCCGTAAAGCGAATTGGTAAAAAATTTAATGAAGATGAATTTGAGTTAATCGCATCTGTAAAAGAAGCTGTTTATGAAAGTATCGAAGAAACCGGTACTATTGATAATGAACAAGTAGCTGAGCTTGTATTTAAGGAAAACATCTCTGCAAGAATGGCCTATCAAGATGAAGTGAATGAATCAAAATTTGTTGACAAAACGCCACCTGTGAGAGAAGCTAGAGAAATCTCAGAAAAAAAGTTTGGAAAACAAAAGTTAAAAATGAGTAATGGAATCGAATTAATTGTACCAATAGATGTGTATAGGAACGGTGACTTGATTGAATTTGTTAATAATCCAGATGGAACAGTGTCTATCGTTTTAAAAAATATCGAAAAAATCAGTAATCAGTTATAA
- a CDS encoding YxeA family protein — protein sequence MKKLLFFFLPFVLLVGISWFGYDYYFGGRAYYTQIETPGEVKSGKFSNGEKYTEYNYTQKAFNGSGEKTVQKLREIRDQPLRINAYLKLKVNPRKGVISWEEVSEKDVPKKALEQLEN from the coding sequence TTGAAAAAACTATTATTTTTTTTCCTACCATTTGTACTTTTAGTTGGGATCTCTTGGTTTGGCTATGATTATTATTTTGGCGGAAGAGCGTATTATACTCAGATCGAAACACCTGGAGAAGTTAAAAGCGGAAAATTTTCAAATGGGGAAAAATATACCGAATACAATTACACACAAAAGGCCTTTAATGGTAGCGGGGAAAAAACCGTTCAAAAATTGAGAGAAATCAGAGATCAACCTTTACGCATTAACGCCTATTTAAAATTAAAAGTAAATCCTCGTAAAGGGGTCATTAGTTGGGAAGAAGTATCAGAAAAAGACGTCCCCAAAAAAGCACTCGAACAACTGGAAAATTAA
- a CDS encoding zinc metallopeptidase, with protein sequence MMPFYGIFDPTYFLVIIGLLISMAASAYVNSTFKKYDKVQSRNNVTGTKAAQYILEKEHINNVGVQQISGDLTDNYNSGNKILSLSEATAQSTSVAAIGVAAHECGHAVQDHTGYSPLKIRAAIVPVANIGSTISFPLILVGVLLSWNQTLINIGIIAFSLALLFQLVTLPVEFNASRRALKILSEGSILTEEEVPMARKVLFAAALTYVAAALATFLQLLRLIILFGGNNRRD encoded by the coding sequence ATGATGCCGTTTTATGGTATTTTTGATCCAACATATTTTTTGGTGATTATTGGACTGCTTATTTCGATGGCAGCTTCTGCTTACGTAAATAGTACCTTTAAAAAATATGATAAAGTACAAAGTAGAAATAATGTGACTGGCACAAAAGCTGCACAGTACATTTTAGAAAAAGAACATATTAATAATGTCGGTGTTCAACAAATTTCAGGGGATTTGACAGATAACTATAATTCCGGTAATAAAATATTGAGTTTGTCAGAGGCAACAGCTCAATCGACTTCAGTTGCGGCTATAGGTGTGGCTGCACACGAATGTGGGCATGCTGTACAAGATCATACAGGTTATAGCCCCTTAAAAATTCGAGCTGCGATTGTGCCAGTAGCGAATATTGGTTCAACAATCTCATTTCCGCTTATTTTAGTAGGAGTTTTGCTTAGCTGGAATCAGACATTGATTAATATTGGTATTATTGCTTTTTCTTTAGCATTACTTTTCCAATTAGTGACGTTACCCGTTGAGTTTAATGCTTCGCGTAGAGCGTTGAAAATTTTGTCAGAAGGCAGTATTTTAACTGAAGAAGAAGTGCCAATGGCTAGGAAAGTTTTGTTTGCTGCGGCATTGACCTATGTGGCAGCTGCGTTGGCTACCTTTTTACAATTACTGCGTCTAATTATATTGTTTGGTGGGAATAATCGTAGAGATTAA
- a CDS encoding helix-turn-helix domain-containing protein produces the protein MTIEELVELYPSGKIKKHKPTTTNDLSLLVGDQYFIIPKELLKASEIRLLKKLFPSKLRTVDSAKHPWYGYLFEQIIVERKGTFRILQFKLKKTKDFLQVEWENSIKDIFEHQVDFFFTTDNQGIIVEKYAPGYYTNDELQSIFLTLDADFDTSTTVFIGNFYTNHPSFFEVFQEEQQIFAEESAILKGKNTFSLTDVALHYFTKKAMEQSQIVQSFRNQLTLTSELQQIIFSLWRNQGNISSAAKDLYMHRNTLHYRVEKFYEQTGLSLKKMDDLVFCYLLITK, from the coding sequence ATGACTATTGAAGAATTAGTTGAATTATATCCTAGTGGCAAAATCAAAAAACACAAACCAACTACTACTAATGATCTTTCACTATTAGTTGGCGATCAATACTTTATTATTCCAAAAGAATTACTTAAAGCATCAGAAATTCGTTTATTAAAAAAATTATTCCCTTCCAAACTACGTACGGTCGACTCAGCCAAACATCCTTGGTATGGGTATCTTTTTGAGCAAATCATCGTTGAGCGAAAAGGAACATTCCGTATTTTACAATTTAAACTAAAAAAAACAAAAGACTTTCTACAAGTCGAATGGGAAAATAGTATTAAAGATATCTTTGAACACCAAGTCGATTTCTTTTTCACGACAGACAACCAGGGAATCATTGTCGAAAAATATGCACCTGGTTATTATACGAATGACGAATTGCAAAGTATTTTTTTAACGCTTGACGCTGATTTCGATACCTCAACAACTGTGTTTATCGGTAATTTTTATACAAATCATCCTTCTTTTTTTGAAGTCTTTCAAGAAGAACAACAAATTTTTGCTGAAGAATCAGCTATATTGAAAGGAAAAAACACCTTTTCATTAACTGATGTTGCCCTTCATTATTTTACAAAAAAAGCCATGGAGCAAAGTCAAATCGTTCAAAGCTTCCGTAATCAACTGACTTTAACAAGTGAACTGCAGCAGATTATTTTTTCTTTATGGCGTAATCAAGGGAATATTAGTTCCGCAGCGAAAGATTTATACATGCACAGAAATACACTCCACTACCGTGTTGAAAAATTCTATGAACAGACAGGGCTTTCGTTAAAAAAAATGGATGACCTCGTTTTTTGTTACTTACTGATTACAAAATAA
- the tadA gene encoding tRNA adenosine(34) deaminase TadA: protein MSEKTSNLTIEEKETFMQEAIKEAKKAEGIQEVPIGAVVVLDGKIIGRGHNLREDSQDATAHAEMFAIKQACQSLHNWRLERAQLFVTLEPCPMCSGAMLLSRVDEVYYGAKDPKGGTAGTLMNLLDDNRFNHVAYVESGILEKECGELLSNFFRLLREKKKLLKNQNKD, encoded by the coding sequence TTGAGTGAAAAAACGTCCAACTTAACGATAGAAGAAAAAGAAACGTTCATGCAAGAAGCAATCAAAGAAGCAAAAAAAGCAGAAGGGATTCAAGAGGTTCCAATTGGTGCCGTTGTTGTGTTAGATGGAAAAATTATTGGGAGAGGACATAATCTTAGAGAAGACAGTCAAGATGCAACTGCACATGCAGAAATGTTCGCAATCAAACAAGCGTGTCAATCGTTGCATAATTGGCGTTTAGAGAGAGCACAATTATTTGTAACGTTAGAACCTTGTCCGATGTGTAGTGGGGCGATGTTGTTATCAAGGGTGGACGAAGTTTATTATGGCGCTAAAGATCCTAAAGGAGGCACAGCGGGAACGTTGATGAATTTACTTGATGATAACCGATTTAACCATGTAGCATACGTAGAGTCTGGCATTTTAGAAAAGGAATGTGGAGAATTATTGTCTAATTTTTTTAGATTATTACGTGAAAAAAAGAAACTTTTAAAAAATCAAAATAAGGACTAG
- a CDS encoding DUF5067 domain-containing protein, with translation MNKLLSLVIFSIFSLSLTACSADNKINTEKKDSHTTVTPPNSKKQRTVYFKNDTLKINTATLKLLSIEVLPANKSLLREKPQLAIIYEVKNHSKKKLSAQTVWMSSIELTQESENKRTKLLVGLIPQDDKFAPFTSQKADNIKTNSTAKAVITYDLDDTTTPIKLTATQGMTGKKLGEKIINLK, from the coding sequence ATGAACAAATTACTAAGCTTAGTGATCTTTTCTATCTTTAGTTTATCGTTAACTGCTTGCAGTGCCGATAACAAAATCAATACTGAAAAAAAAGACTCTCACACAACTGTTACTCCTCCAAATTCAAAAAAACAAAGGACTGTTTATTTTAAAAATGATACCTTAAAAATCAATACCGCTACACTAAAACTATTGTCAATTGAAGTTTTACCTGCTAATAAAAGCTTACTAAGAGAAAAACCCCAACTAGCTATTATTTATGAAGTAAAAAATCATAGTAAAAAGAAACTTTCTGCTCAGACAGTTTGGATGTCTAGTATCGAACTAACCCAAGAAAGTGAAAATAAACGCACTAAATTACTTGTTGGATTAATTCCACAAGATGACAAATTCGCCCCATTTACTAGTCAAAAAGCAGACAATATAAAAACAAATAGCACGGCAAAAGCTGTTATCACCTATGATTTGGATGATACTACTACACCAATCAAACTCACAGCAACACAAGGTATGACAGGAAAAAAACTAGGCGAGAAAATAATTAACTTAAAGTAA
- a CDS encoding TPM domain-containing protein, producing MKKLIFTLLSLVCLLFSFSMSVQAASDSIDDQASLFTPEETIELKQMITPFETKSKARVFIVTNTDNDMDPKRFADYYLLDRIGKDQNGITFYIDMNKRKFIISTSGNMIDYMDDKRINQTLDELSASMESGHYFQAAKSFLKNTAHYFEQGVPGGHYRIDSETGKITRYKSLTKTEIMIALIVAILLSGLFFVASISKYQLKFGTYKYPFREKSHLNLTKRSDTLMHSFITTRRIPKNNSGGGSGGGSSTHSTGGGTFGGGGRSF from the coding sequence ATGAAAAAACTTATTTTTACACTCCTATCGTTAGTATGCTTACTCTTCAGCTTCTCTATGTCCGTTCAAGCAGCAAGTGACTCAATCGATGATCAAGCGTCACTTTTTACACCAGAAGAAACGATAGAATTAAAACAAATGATTACTCCTTTCGAAACAAAATCAAAAGCACGTGTTTTTATTGTTACTAATACTGATAATGATATGGATCCAAAACGATTTGCGGATTACTATCTGTTAGATCGAATTGGTAAAGATCAAAACGGTATCACGTTTTATATTGATATGAACAAAAGAAAATTTATCATCTCTACTTCCGGCAATATGATCGACTATATGGATGACAAAAGAATTAATCAAACATTGGATGAACTCTCTGCAAGTATGGAAAGTGGTCATTATTTTCAAGCAGCAAAAAGTTTTTTGAAAAATACAGCCCACTATTTTGAGCAAGGTGTTCCTGGTGGTCATTATCGAATAGATAGTGAAACAGGAAAAATCACACGCTATAAATCACTGACAAAAACTGAAATTATGATTGCCTTGATCGTCGCAATCCTGTTAAGCGGACTCTTTTTTGTAGCAAGCATCTCTAAATACCAATTAAAATTTGGAACATACAAATACCCATTTAGAGAAAAGTCTCACCTTAATTTGACGAAACGAAGCGATACATTGATGCATTCATTTATTACTACTCGTCGCATCCCCAAAAATAATTCTGGCGGCGGTTCTGGTGGTGGAAGCAGCACTCATTCAACTGGGGGTGGAACATTTGGTGGCGGTGGTCGTAGTTTTTAA
- a CDS encoding ATP-binding protein has protein sequence MTDTFTHKCPNCGGPLLFDPKDQKFHCEYCLSAFTETEVTAYEEAQQEAHLENNVDSIQEESSSSKTTDDINEEAMELFNCPSCGAQIVTEATTAATYCYYCHNPVVLSGRLSGQFLPEKVLPFAIEKDEAVEKFLTWTKKKWFIPKDFFNKEQIDKMTGVYFPYWVVDAEVNGQMNAMGTTIRIWRVGDIEYTETKQFDIERQGNISFKELIKNALSKNVQQKMVEAVQPFLLDKAVSFKSQYLAGFQAEKRDIEYEGIKQAVEEELKEYSESLLRDTASGYTTLNKLRTDISLNNQENHYMLLPIWVVTYRSNDKSDKVYYYAMNGQTGKVSGILPISYKRLGVFTFGIFATLLAVFLIGGWFI, from the coding sequence ATGACAGACACCTTTACACATAAATGCCCAAATTGCGGTGGTCCTTTGTTATTCGATCCCAAAGACCAAAAATTCCATTGTGAATACTGTTTAAGTGCATTTACAGAAACTGAGGTTACAGCTTACGAAGAAGCCCAACAAGAAGCGCATTTAGAAAATAATGTCGACTCTATTCAAGAAGAATCCTCTTCCTCTAAAACAACCGACGATATAAATGAAGAGGCAATGGAGTTATTTAACTGTCCAAGTTGTGGTGCCCAAATCGTTACCGAAGCAACCACAGCTGCAACTTATTGTTATTACTGTCACAATCCGGTTGTTTTATCCGGCCGTTTAAGCGGACAATTTCTTCCAGAAAAAGTCTTACCCTTTGCCATCGAAAAAGATGAAGCGGTAGAAAAGTTTTTAACTTGGACGAAGAAAAAGTGGTTTATCCCAAAAGACTTTTTCAATAAAGAACAAATTGACAAAATGACCGGTGTCTACTTCCCTTACTGGGTTGTCGATGCTGAGGTTAATGGGCAAATGAATGCCATGGGAACGACTATTCGAATTTGGCGAGTTGGAGACATTGAATACACCGAGACAAAACAATTTGATATTGAACGCCAAGGGAACATTTCATTTAAAGAATTAATTAAAAATGCCCTTTCCAAAAATGTACAGCAAAAAATGGTCGAAGCTGTTCAACCGTTTTTACTTGATAAAGCTGTTTCTTTTAAGAGCCAATACCTTGCTGGATTCCAAGCAGAAAAACGTGATATTGAATATGAAGGAATTAAGCAAGCTGTAGAGGAAGAATTAAAAGAGTACTCTGAGTCTTTACTAAGAGACACAGCATCTGGTTACACTACATTAAATAAATTACGAACAGATATTTCATTAAACAACCAAGAAAACCACTATATGCTTTTACCAATCTGGGTTGTAACCTACCGAAGTAATGATAAATCAGATAAAGTATATTATTACGCTATGAATGGGCAAACCGGGAAAGTCAGTGGTATTCTCCCTATCAGCTATAAACGCTTAGGTGTATTCACTTTTGGTATTTTTGCTACATTATTAGCTGTCTTCTTGATTGGAGGTTGGTTTATATGA